One genomic segment of Fundulus heteroclitus isolate FHET01 chromosome 10, MU-UCD_Fhet_4.1, whole genome shotgun sequence includes these proteins:
- the LOC118564310 gene encoding uncharacterized protein C14orf93-like produces MRRYAGAYTQPENSLRAEAAKSSARSRARTKRLLESRQSVLADDEVELWKSANVDLMSDEEDGVVGVVSGWIVRPPSFRRPDLSELCVKLQSRLEATPKYRATHSRRLHNGPASERTPPVTYNPEEANGQFTEL; encoded by the exons ATGAGACGGTATGCTGGAGCATATACCCAGCCAGAAAACTCATTGCGGGCGGAAGCTGCGAAAAgttcagctcggagtcgagcgagaacaaagagg ctgctggaatcgaGACAAAGTGTGCTAGCGGATGATGAGgtggaactctggaagtccgcCAACGTAGACCTCATGTCTGacgaagaagatggcgttgttggcgtggtctctggatggattgtacggccgccgtcatttcgtaggccagatctctctgaactctgtgtgaagttgcagtcccggttagaggcgacgccgaagtacagagccacgcacagtcGGCGTCTGCACAACGGACCTGCCTcggaaagaacgccgccagttacctacaaccccgaggaggcaaacggacagttcacggagttgtag